The DNA segment ATTATTCTCACTGCGTTGGAATCTGGAGTGGCGATTGGGGTCGCCAGGGTCCAGAGCCGAGGGGCGAGGTCATGGTGGAGCAGCAAGAGGCCCGACAGGAGCGGTCCGGCGAGGCGGTGTCCGACTCGCGGACGCTGCTGGAGCGTCTCCAGCGGTCCGAGGAGGTCCTGGAGCGACTGTGCGCCGCAGGGGCGCCGGGCGTGCCCGAGGATGCTCACGCCGCGTTGCGACAGGAGGTCGCCGCGCTGCGCCAGATGCGCGGCGAGCTGGGGCTGCTGCTTGAGCGCGGGGCGCTCATCGCCGACACGTCGCACCGGCTGCTCAACCTGCTTCCCGAGGAGATGGAGTCGGGCATCCGCGGCGCGCTCGCGCTGCTCGGTCAGCACGCGCGCGCGCAGCGCTGCTACGTGGGCCTGCTGTCCGACGACGGCGGCCACCTGATGGACGCGTACGAGTGGTGCGCGCCCGGCACGGAGCCCTACGGGCTGGAGTCCTACCGGGGTGCGTCCACCGCGGCCTTCTCCTGGTCCATGCGGCAGTTCCAGGCGGGCCGGACTGTCACGGTGACGGACCCGTCGATGCTGCCGCCGGAGGCCGCCGCCGAGCGTGGCGCCGCCGCGGCGCGGAGGGTTCGCGCGTACGTCAACACGCCGCTGTCGCTCGGGGGCCGGCTCGTCGGGTGGATGGGCTTCGACTCGGTGGGAGCGCCGCGGAGCTGGACGCCGGAGGAGCTGCACCTGCTGGGGCTGACGGGCAGCGCGCTGGTGAACGCCCTGGAGCGCAAGCGGCGCGACACGCTGCTGCTCCAGGAGAAGCAGCAGGAGCAGCGGGCGCGCTCGCTGGGCATCGTCGCCGCGGGGCTGGCGCATGAAATCAACAACCCGCTTGCATATACGACGGGGAACCTGGAGTACCTGAAGCAGCGGCTGCCCTGCCCGCACACGTCCGGGGGAGGGCTGACGGACGAGTGCCAGCAGGTGCTGTCCGAGGCGCTGGAGGGCGCGAGCCGCATCCGGCGAATCGTCGCGGACCTCGGCTCGCTGTCGCTCCGGGACGGTGAGGAGGAGGAGCCGGTGGACCTCCGGGCCGTCGTCGAGAGCACCCTGCGCATGGCGGCCAACCAGCTCCGCCACCGGGCGCCGGTGGTGCGCGAGTACGGCGACGCGCTGCCCCCGGTGCGGGGCTCGACGACGAAGCTGGGCCAGGTGGTGCTCAACCTGGTGCTCAACGCGGCGCAGGCCATTCCCGAGGGGCGCTACTCCGAGCACCGCATCACCGTCGCGCTGCGTGCCGAGGGGGACGGGGTGCTGATGGCGCTGTCCGACACCGGCCGGGGGATTCCTCCGGAGGTGCTGCCGCGCATCTTCGACCCGTTCTTCACCACGCGCCGGGTGGGCGGAGGCATGGGCATGGGCCTGGCCATCTGCCGCGACATCCTCTGCTCGCTGGGCGGGAGGATTGGTGTGCGCAGCGAGCCCGGCCAGGGCACCACGGTGGAGGTGTACCTGCCGCGCGCCGAGCACACCGAGCACGAGGCCCGCGTCGTGGTGGAGACTCCGGCGTCGAGTGCGAAGCGGGTGCTGGCGGTGGACGACGAGCCCCGGGTGCTGGACCTGCTGCGCCGGCTGCTGCGCGGGCACGAGCTGGTGACGGCCACCAACGGCCGCGAGGCCCTGGAGCGGCTGCGCGAGGACCGCGAGTTCGACCTCATCCTCTGTGACTTGATGATGCCGGAGCTGACCGGCATGGACGTGTACGCCGCCGTCCGTGACTTGTGGCCGGGCCTGCAGGAGCGCATCGTCTTCATCACCGGCGGCGCCTTCACCCCGGAGACGCAGCGCTTCCTCCAGAACGTGACGAACCCGCTGCTCGCCAAGCCCTTCGAGCCCGCCCAGCTCCGCGAGCTGGTGGCGACCGCCACCGCGCGGCTGAGGAACTGAGAGGCTTCAGGGCCCCGAGGGCTCGGCGACGAGCTCCACGCGGCGGCTGCGCGCGAAGCACGCGGGCGTGTGCTCGGGGCACGGCGGCCGTGCGTCCCCTTCCGAGCCCAGGACGAGCCGTGCGCGCTCCACGCCGAGCGACAGGAGGTACGCGGCCACCGACTGCGCGCGCCCCTGTCCCAGGGACGTGTTGACGGACTCGGGCCCGCTCGCGTCCGCGTGCCCCTGCAGGCGCACCGCCAGGCCCGGCTGCTGAATGAGGCACACCGCCGCGCGCTGGAGCACCGCCTCCGCCTCCGGGCTGAGCCGCGTGTCGGAGAAGCGGAAGAACACCGGCTCCAGCACGCACGAGCCTCGCGCCTCCGCCGTGGGGGTGGACGTCAGGCGACGCGCCTCGGCCAGCACCTCGTCCACCGCGCGCGAGGCCGCGGCCTCCGCCAGCGGCGTGTTCTCCACCGGCCCGTACTCGATGCCCACCACTGCCTCCCGCGGCTGCCCCGAGAGCAGGAAGGCCGGGCGGTGCTGCCACTGCTGCGTGACGCCCTCCCGCACATAGGCCGTGGAGGTGACGCGCACCGTGTCCCCCGGCCGCGCGTCCAGCGTGACGCGGCCGCGCATCACGAACCGATAGCCCTCCACGTACGAGAAGACCTGCGAGCGCCCCTCGTACACCACCCGCACGTCCAGCTGTCGCAGCCCCACCGGCAGCGGGTGCCGCGCGCCGTCCGCCGGCGTCGCCAGGCGCGTGCCGTCGAGCACGTACTCCACGGACCGCAGCTCCCAGCTCCCGTCCGCCCCCAGCCGGTCCTCATGCCGCAGCTCCAGCAGCGCCCCGCCCCCGGACACGGGCTGGGCGCTCGCGGCGAGCGGCGCCGTGAGGACGAGCAGGCAGGCGAGCAGCATGGGACGCATCATCGACTGGCCACGGCGGCTGCCGCTCCCCCCACTCATGGGCCGACTACTTCTCCTGCCGGGCCGCCGGCTCCTGCTGCGCCGCCGGGCTGGAGAGGATGGGCGGGCGGTCCTTGCCCTCCACCGCGCGCTGCAGCTCGATTTCCTGGAGGAGCATGGCGGGCGCCACGGTGGACACCGGCACGTTGCCGCTCTCCGCGCCGCAGAAGCCGTTGAAGATGCCCGCCCTCTGCCCCGAGGCCAGGATGCGGTTCACCGCCGACAGCGGCGTGCCGACGATTTCCACGCCGCGCACCAGCGACTCCTTCCCCGTCTTCACGTCCACCCGGTACACCATCCGCGGCACGCCCTTGAACGCCTGGTACCCGTAGCTGGACGTGTTCGTGTTGCCGCCGGTGATGTCGCGGATGATGAGGCCGTACGGCTTGCCCTGCCGCTTCGCCTCGGCGATCAGCATCTTCTTCAGCTCCGCGTCGCTCACCGCCTTGGTGCTCTCCACCAGGAGGTTGGCCATGCGCGCCACCGGCTTGAGCGTGCCCTGGCTGCGCCCGTGGCCGTTGGACTGGAGGAAGCCCTCCACCGGCCTGCGGCCCAGCAGGTAGTTGCGCAGCACGCCCTTCTCCACCAGCGTCACCCGCTGGCCCCTCACGCCCTCCTCGTCGAAGAGGTAGTAGCCGTTGAGCGGCTCGCCCTGGAGCATCCGCTGCGTCGGGTCGTCGTGGATGGAGATGAACGACGGCAGCACCAGCTTGCCCACCTGGCCCTTGAACGTCTTGCCCTCGTTGTCCCCGTCCTGCCGATCTCCCTCCAGCCGGTGCCCCACCGCCTCGTGGAAGAGCACGCCGGACGCCTCGGGCGCGAGGATGGCCGGGCCCGTGTACGGGTCGATGGCCGGCGCCGCGCGCAGCGCCAGCAGCTCTTCAATCACCTTCGCCGCCGCCTCGCGCACCTTCGCGTCGTCCGGCAGCCCCGCCTCCGTGGGCGAGTAGAAGTTGCGCGAGTCGTCCAGCAACTGCCCGTCCGGCGCGCGCGTCACCGCGGAGACGTGGAGCCCGTAGAGCACCTCCTCGGTGATGAGGCGGGTGCCCTCGGTGGACACGAACAGCCGCGTCACCTTGTCCGTGGAGACGCGCACCTCCGAGTCGAACAGCTCCGGGTGCGCGTTGAACTGCGCGGACACCTCGCGCGCCAGCTTCACCCAGCGCTCCCGGTTGAACGGGGCCTGCAGGGGCGGCTGCACGTGGGTGCTCGGCTTCTCCTTCGTGAAGGACGGCGGACGCTTCGGGTCCTCGACGGCGTAGACGTCCTCGCCCTTCTTCTTCAGGAACTGGAAGAGGGCCGACTTGTACTGCTCGTCGGTGATGAGCCACAGCGCGGTGCGCAGCGCCAGCGGCGAGTCATCCAGCGGGCCGTCCTTGCGCGCGATGTAGCTGGTGCCCTTGGTGGAGAAGCTGAACTCCAGGCCCTCGGCCACCGAGCTGTCGAAGTCGTAATTGCCCACCCGCACGTCGACGTACAGCTTCCGCTCGCGGTAGCCGTCGTCCAGGAAGACGGCGCCATACCGCGCGGCGACGGCGTGCTGCTCGTAGTCCTTGAGCTGGTAGCTCATGAAGTACGGCGGCTCGTGGCTCTGCATCTTCAGCTGCTGCTGGTTGCGCGTCAGCTCGGTTGCCATCGCGTCGAGCAGCTTCACGCGGGCATCCGGCGCGGGCGCCGCGGCCATCAACAGGCTCGAGGCCACCAGCAGTGGGAGGACGGGACGGAAGAAGGTTCGCACCGCCCCACTGTACCCGACCCATGTCCCAAGACGAGCAGGTCCTCGCCCTCGGGCGCCCCTCCCGGCACCCGAGGACGAGGACCCTTGCCCGGAGGGTCGGTATCCGGGCAGCTCCTCGTTCCTGCCTAGGCCTTGGTCACCTTCTCACGGCCCTTGCTGACGTTCTTCGTCGCGTTGCGCGTGTCGATGATGACCTGCGAGTTGGCCACCACCGCGGCGTAGTCGATGTTCGAGTGGTCCGTGAGGATGAGGACGGCGTCGTACTGGCCGAGCTTGTCCAGGTCCAGGGGCACCGACTTCATCTCCATGTTGAAGCCGTGGCCCTTGTGCAGCTCGGGCACGTACGGGTCGTGGTACTCGAGCTCCGCGCCCTTCTCCTTGAGCAGCGTCATGACGCGCAGAGACGGGCTCTCGCGCATGTCGTCGATGTCCTTCTTGTACGCCGCGCCGATGCAGAGGACCTTCGCGCCGTTGAGCGTCTTGCGGGCGTTGTTGAGCGACTCCATGGTGCGCTGCACCACGTAGTAGGGCATCTGCCAGTTCACCTCACCGGCCAGCTCGATGAACTTGGTGTGGAACTCGAACTCGCGCGCCTTCCACGTCAGGTAGAACGGGTCGATGGGGATGCAGTGCCCACCGAGGCCGGGGCCCGGGTAGAAGGGCATGAAGCCGAAGGGCTTGGTGCTGGCGGCCTGGATGACCTCCCACACGTCCACGTTCATGCGGTCGCAGAGCATCTTCATCTCGTTGACCATGGCGATGTTGACGCAGCGGAAGATGTTCTCCAGCAGCTTGGACAGCTCCGCCACGCGGGTGGAGGAGACCGGCACCACTTCCTTCAGGGCGCTGCCGTAGAGGGCGCAGGCCACCTCGGCGCACTCGGGAGAGTAGCCGCCGACAATCTTCGGAATCGTCTTGGTGTTGAAGCTCTTGTTGCCCGGGTCCTCACGCTCGGGGCTGAAGGCCAGGTAGAAGTCCACGCCCGCCTTGAGGCCGTTCTTCTCGAGCAGCGGCTTGAGCACCTCCTCCGTGGTGCCGGGGTAGGTGGTGGACTCGAGGATGAAGAGCTGCCCGCGGCGCACGTAGGGCGCCAGGGCCTCACCCGTCTGGATGATGAAGCTCATGTCCGGCTCGCGAGAGGCCGTCAGCGGCGTCGGGACGCAGATGATGACGCAGTCCAGGTCCTTCGCCTTCGCGAAGTCCATCGACGCCTTGAGCTTGCCCGACTTGCTCAGCTCCGCCAGCGGCGCGCTGGGGATGTGCTTGATGTAGCTCTCGCCCTTCTCGATCTTGTCGATCTTCCGCTTGTCGATATCGAGCCCCGTCACCGGGAAGCCCGCTTCGGCGAAGGCCATGCCCAGCGGCAGACCCACGTAACCCAGACCCACGACCCCGACCTTCGCGTCCCGCGCCTTGATCCGCTCGAGCAGCGGGCTGCCAACCATCACCCTCATCGTCCTCACCTCTCCTGATGCGACGTGCCGTTCTCCACGGTCACGCCCCGACCCAGCCATCACCTGAAGACAACCACCCACCTCAGCCACACCGGGGGAGTCACCTGCCCCCGGAACTCCACCGCCAGCGACGGCACCACCCGCCCGTACCCTGGCGAATACCTCGACGGCGCCAGCTTCAGCGCCAGGCCCTTCTCCACCACCACCCACGCGTGCGGCGCCCCCTGGGGGCCCAGCTCCACCGCGAGCGGCTCGAACTCCACCGGTCCCTCCGCCACGCGCCTTGCCCGTGACAGGACCTGCATTTCCGGCGCCACCAGGCGCGCGTCCTCGTCCGGCAGGTGGAACCGGCCCACCACGTCGTGCCGGCCCGTGCCGATGAACCTGTCGCGCCCGGCCAGGGCGCGCTCGTGCCTGTCGAGCCGGAACGTGCGCTCGATGCCCACCGGGGCGGGCAGCATGCGGTAGCCGTCGTGACGGACCAGCAGCCTGTCCACGGTGCCTCCCGGAAGGAAGGCCACCACCCGCGCCCGGGCCTCTTCCGGCAGCGCGAACAGCCGCGCCGGGTCGAGGGTGGCCTGCTCCGCGCCATCCACCTGCACCGTGTTGTGCGCCGCCGTGCCGCGGAACCAGTTCCGCGTGGCCGGGTCTCTCGTGTACGTGCCCGTGCCCGGATCCACGATGACGGGGCGCCCGTCGAGGTGGAGCTCGAAAGAAAGTTTGTCGTTGTGGCTGTGTCCCCCGACTCCGCCCTGCCCCTGCTTGCCGGCGCAGACAGTGATAACGGCACCCGCTCCGCGCAAGATGTGGAAGCCACCTTCCGGAAAACTCACCGAAACGGGCGCCGGCGCCGGAGCCAGCGCGCGGAAGCGCTCCAGGCCGGCACGGCCCAACAGCCACGCCGCCTCGTCCGGAAGCTCGCCACCGCCCAGGCCCGCATCGCCGAAGAGCGCCGCGCCCAGCCCCACCAGATAGCC comes from the Pyxidicoccus xibeiensis genome and includes:
- a CDS encoding hybrid sensor histidine kinase/response regulator; this encodes MVEQQEARQERSGEAVSDSRTLLERLQRSEEVLERLCAAGAPGVPEDAHAALRQEVAALRQMRGELGLLLERGALIADTSHRLLNLLPEEMESGIRGALALLGQHARAQRCYVGLLSDDGGHLMDAYEWCAPGTEPYGLESYRGASTAAFSWSMRQFQAGRTVTVTDPSMLPPEAAAERGAAAARRVRAYVNTPLSLGGRLVGWMGFDSVGAPRSWTPEELHLLGLTGSALVNALERKRRDTLLLQEKQQEQRARSLGIVAAGLAHEINNPLAYTTGNLEYLKQRLPCPHTSGGGLTDECQQVLSEALEGASRIRRIVADLGSLSLRDGEEEEPVDLRAVVESTLRMAANQLRHRAPVVREYGDALPPVRGSTTKLGQVVLNLVLNAAQAIPEGRYSEHRITVALRAEGDGVLMALSDTGRGIPPEVLPRIFDPFFTTRRVGGGMGMGLAICRDILCSLGGRIGVRSEPGQGTTVEVYLPRAEHTEHEARVVVETPASSAKRVLAVDDEPRVLDLLRRLLRGHELVTATNGREALERLREDREFDLILCDLMMPELTGMDVYAAVRDLWPGLQERIVFITGGAFTPETQRFLQNVTNPLLAKPFEPAQLRELVATATARLRN
- a CDS encoding OmpA family protein — encoded protein: MSGGSGSRRGQSMMRPMLLACLLVLTAPLAASAQPVSGGGALLELRHEDRLGADGSWELRSVEYVLDGTRLATPADGARHPLPVGLRQLDVRVVYEGRSQVFSYVEGYRFVMRGRVTLDARPGDTVRVTSTAYVREGVTQQWQHRPAFLLSGQPREAVVGIEYGPVENTPLAEAAASRAVDEVLAEARRLTSTPTAEARGSCVLEPVFFRFSDTRLSPEAEAVLQRAAVCLIQQPGLAVRLQGHADASGPESVNTSLGQGRAQSVAAYLLSLGVERARLVLGSEGDARPPCPEHTPACFARSRRVELVAEPSGP
- a CDS encoding TldD/PmbA family protein yields the protein MAAAPAPDARVKLLDAMATELTRNQQQLKMQSHEPPYFMSYQLKDYEQHAVAARYGAVFLDDGYRERKLYVDVRVGNYDFDSSVAEGLEFSFSTKGTSYIARKDGPLDDSPLALRTALWLITDEQYKSALFQFLKKKGEDVYAVEDPKRPPSFTKEKPSTHVQPPLQAPFNRERWVKLAREVSAQFNAHPELFDSEVRVSTDKVTRLFVSTEGTRLITEEVLYGLHVSAVTRAPDGQLLDDSRNFYSPTEAGLPDDAKVREAAAKVIEELLALRAAPAIDPYTGPAILAPEASGVLFHEAVGHRLEGDRQDGDNEGKTFKGQVGKLVLPSFISIHDDPTQRMLQGEPLNGYYLFDEEGVRGQRVTLVEKGVLRNYLLGRRPVEGFLQSNGHGRSQGTLKPVARMANLLVESTKAVSDAELKKMLIAEAKRQGKPYGLIIRDITGGNTNTSSYGYQAFKGVPRMVYRVDVKTGKESLVRGVEIVGTPLSAVNRILASGQRAGIFNGFCGAESGNVPVSTVAPAMLLQEIELQRAVEGKDRPPILSSPAAQQEPAARQEK
- a CDS encoding nucleotide sugar dehydrogenase, which translates into the protein MVGSPLLERIKARDAKVGVVGLGYVGLPLGMAFAEAGFPVTGLDIDKRKIDKIEKGESYIKHIPSAPLAELSKSGKLKASMDFAKAKDLDCVIICVPTPLTASREPDMSFIIQTGEALAPYVRRGQLFILESTTYPGTTEEVLKPLLEKNGLKAGVDFYLAFSPEREDPGNKSFNTKTIPKIVGGYSPECAEVACALYGSALKEVVPVSSTRVAELSKLLENIFRCVNIAMVNEMKMLCDRMNVDVWEVIQAASTKPFGFMPFYPGPGLGGHCIPIDPFYLTWKAREFEFHTKFIELAGEVNWQMPYYVVQRTMESLNNARKTLNGAKVLCIGAAYKKDIDDMRESPSLRVMTLLKEKGAELEYHDPYVPELHKGHGFNMEMKSVPLDLDKLGQYDAVLILTDHSNIDYAAVVANSQVIIDTRNATKNVSKGREKVTKA